The following are encoded in a window of Mycobacterium vicinigordonae genomic DNA:
- a CDS encoding nitroreductase family protein — protein MTLNLTVDEVLSTTRSVRKRLDFTKPVPREVLMECLDLALQAPTGSNSQGWQWVFVEDAEKKRAIGDVYLSNARGYLSTPAPQYGEGDTRGERMGKVRDSATYLAEHMHESPVLLIPCIQGREDKSPLGGVSFWASLFPAVWSFCLALRSRGLGSCWTTLHLLGDGERKVADILGIPFDEYSQGGLFPIAYTKGTDFRPAKRLPAERLTHWNSW, from the coding sequence GTGACATTGAACTTGACCGTCGACGAAGTTCTGAGCACTACCCGTTCGGTGCGCAAGCGCCTCGATTTCACCAAGCCAGTGCCGCGTGAAGTGCTGATGGAGTGTCTCGATCTTGCTTTGCAGGCACCCACCGGCTCCAATTCGCAAGGCTGGCAATGGGTTTTCGTCGAAGACGCCGAGAAGAAAAGGGCGATCGGCGACGTATACCTGTCCAACGCCCGTGGCTATCTCAGCACCCCGGCGCCCCAGTACGGCGAAGGTGACACCCGCGGCGAGCGAATGGGCAAGGTGCGCGACTCCGCCACCTACCTCGCCGAGCACATGCACGAGTCGCCAGTGCTGCTGATCCCGTGCATCCAGGGCCGGGAAGACAAGTCGCCGCTGGGTGGCGTCTCGTTCTGGGCGTCGCTGTTCCCGGCGGTATGGAGCTTCTGCCTGGCCTTGCGCTCGCGCGGGTTGGGTTCGTGCTGGACCACGCTGCACCTGCTCGGCGACGGCGAGCGCAAGGTGGCCGACATCCTCGGGATCCCCTTCGACGAGTACAGCCAGGGCGGCCTGTTCCCGATCGCCTACACCAAGGGCACTGACTTCCGCCCGGCCAAGCGGTTGCCGGCCGAGCGTCTGACGCACTGGAACAGCTGGTAG
- a CDS encoding tRNA (cytidine(34)-2'-O)-methyltransferase, translating to MFRLLFFSPRIAPNTGNAIRTAAATGCELHLVEPLGFDLSEPKLRRAGLDYHDLASVTVHASLERAWAALAPARVFAFTAQAQSAFADVDYRPGDVLMFGPEPTGLDAATLADPHITQRVRIPMLAGRRSLNLANAAAVAVYEAWRQQGYSGAI from the coding sequence ATGTTCCGGCTGCTGTTCTTTTCACCTCGGATCGCGCCGAATACCGGTAATGCGATCCGGACCGCGGCCGCCACGGGCTGCGAGCTACACCTTGTCGAGCCACTCGGTTTCGACCTGTCCGAACCGAAGTTGCGGCGGGCCGGACTGGACTATCACGACTTGGCGTCGGTGACTGTCCACGCGTCGCTCGAGCGCGCTTGGGCGGCGCTGGCACCGGCACGGGTGTTCGCGTTCACCGCCCAGGCCCAATCGGCGTTCGCGGACGTCGACTACCGGCCTGGCGACGTGTTGATGTTTGGACCCGAACCCACCGGTCTGGACGCAGCGACACTCGCCGACCCGCACATCACCCAGCGGGTGCGGATTCCGATGCTGGCCGGCCGGCGCTCATTGAACCTGGCCAACGCCGCGGCAGTCGCCGTTTACGAGGCCTGGCGGCAACAGGGTTACTCCGGAGCGATCTAG
- a CDS encoding TIGR03667 family PPOX class F420-dependent oxidoreductase, translated as MTIELPQEVSSRLTSDHCGWLTTVAKSGQPVPRLVWFYFDGTDLTVYSMPSAGKVAHIKARPRVSLNLDSDGNGGGIIVVGGTAAIDAEGVDCREDGPYWAKYRDDSEAEGLTDMMGNFSTRLRITPTKFWTTPTA; from the coding sequence ATGACCATCGAGCTGCCACAAGAGGTTTCCAGCCGACTCACCTCCGACCACTGCGGCTGGTTGACCACCGTCGCCAAATCTGGACAGCCCGTGCCGCGGCTGGTCTGGTTCTACTTCGACGGCACCGACCTGACCGTCTACAGCATGCCCAGCGCCGGCAAGGTGGCGCACATCAAAGCGCGCCCACGCGTCAGCCTGAACCTGGACTCCGACGGCAACGGCGGCGGCATCATCGTGGTCGGTGGGACGGCAGCGATCGACGCCGAGGGTGTGGACTGCCGCGAGGACGGACCGTACTGGGCAAAGTACCGTGATGACTCCGAGGCCGAAGGCCTGACTGACATGATGGGCAACTTCAGCACCCGGTTGCGGATCACCCCGACTAAGTTCTGGACCACACCTACGGCGTGA